From Draconibacterium halophilum, one genomic window encodes:
- a CDS encoding VOC family protein has product MKAQINGIQQLGVGVENLQEAWKWYREHFSMDIRMFEDEATAELMLAHTAGKTRDRRAVLALNMQGGGGFEIWQHTGKKPEPINFEIQLGDLGINIGKIKTENVQAVYDKFKASKLNLLTPISKDPAGNDHFFMKDIYGNMWEIKDQEGVFRKKEKSLSGGVLGTVIGVKDIDSSLKVYQNILQYDEIVYDKTEVFEDLKGIPGGDKKFRRVLLRHSDVKQGAFSPFFGQSVIELVQAFDYKPKDIYEGRIWGDPGFIHLCFDINGMDQFREKAKAIGYPFTVDSAKATESFDMGEAAGNFAYIQAPEGTLIEFVETHKIPIIKKIGWYIDFRKRGYHPLPNWIMNMFRFMRVKDKK; this is encoded by the coding sequence ATGAAAGCACAAATTAACGGAATCCAGCAACTAGGAGTTGGTGTTGAAAATCTTCAGGAGGCATGGAAATGGTATCGCGAACATTTCTCTATGGATATTAGAATGTTTGAAGATGAAGCGACGGCGGAATTGATGCTGGCGCATACAGCAGGAAAAACACGCGACAGAAGAGCTGTATTGGCGCTTAATATGCAAGGTGGCGGAGGTTTTGAAATATGGCAACACACCGGAAAAAAGCCTGAGCCAATCAATTTTGAAATTCAACTGGGTGATTTAGGCATTAATATTGGCAAAATAAAAACCGAGAATGTTCAGGCCGTTTACGATAAATTCAAAGCATCGAAACTCAATCTGCTCACTCCTATTTCAAAAGATCCGGCTGGCAACGATCACTTTTTCATGAAGGATATTTATGGAAACATGTGGGAAATAAAAGACCAGGAAGGTGTTTTCCGTAAAAAAGAAAAATCGTTAAGTGGCGGAGTGCTCGGAACGGTAATAGGGGTAAAAGACATTGACTCCAGTTTGAAGGTTTACCAGAATATTCTGCAATACGATGAAATTGTATACGATAAAACAGAAGTTTTTGAAGATTTAAAAGGCATCCCTGGTGGAGACAAAAAATTCCGCAGAGTTTTGTTGCGTCATTCGGATGTTAAACAAGGCGCTTTTAGCCCGTTTTTTGGACAGTCGGTTATCGAGCTGGTTCAGGCGTTTGATTACAAACCAAAAGACATTTACGAAGGAAGAATTTGGGGAGATCCGGGTTTTATTCACCTTTGTTTCGATATAAACGGCATGGATCAGTTTCGCGAAAAAGCAAAAGCCATTGGTTATCCTTTTACTGTTGACAGTGCAAAAGCTACCGAATCATTCGACATGGGCGAAGCCGCCGGAAACTTTGCTTATATCCAGGCACCCGAAGGTACATTGATCGAATTTGTAGAAACACATAAAATACCAATTATCAAAAAAATAGGCTGGTATATCGATTTCCGCAAACGTGGCTACCACCCGCTTCCGAATTGGATCATGAATATGTTCCGTTTTATGCGGGTAAAAGACAAGAAATAA